The Paramagnetospirillum magnetotacticum MS-1 genome includes a region encoding these proteins:
- a CDS encoding quinone-dependent dihydroorotate dehydrogenase produces the protein MNYFRLAGPLVRLLDAEIAHGLTIRLLKAGLVPKQPVFNPDALKVRLWGRDFANPVGLAAGFDKNAEVPDAMLDQGFGFVEIGSVTPRPQPGNPKPRMFRLSEDRAVINRMGFNNQGLDAVAARLAARPRIGIVGANLGKNKDTEDAAADYEKGAARLAPMSDYLVINVSSPNTPGLRALQGRDQLESLVGRTRAALTKAMPSGAPPLLLKIAPDLAWEDLSDIATVALAGALDGLIVSNTTIARPDSLRSKNAGQTGGLSGAPLFESSTAMLRRVYELTQGKLPIIGVGGIASGSEAYAKIRAGASLVQLYSAMVYEGPALVTRIKREMAELLARDGFSSIAQAVGADHRGHGL, from the coding sequence TTGAACTACTTTCGCCTTGCCGGGCCGCTGGTCCGCCTGCTTGACGCCGAGATCGCCCATGGCCTGACAATCAGACTGCTGAAGGCCGGTCTGGTGCCGAAACAGCCGGTCTTCAATCCCGACGCCCTGAAGGTGCGACTGTGGGGTCGCGACTTCGCCAATCCGGTGGGACTGGCCGCAGGCTTCGACAAGAATGCCGAAGTCCCCGACGCCATGCTGGACCAGGGCTTCGGCTTCGTGGAAATCGGCTCGGTCACGCCTCGGCCCCAACCGGGAAACCCCAAGCCCCGCATGTTCCGCCTGTCCGAGGACCGGGCGGTGATCAACCGCATGGGCTTCAACAACCAGGGTCTCGATGCGGTGGCTGCAAGGCTGGCGGCCCGGCCGCGCATCGGCATCGTCGGCGCCAATCTCGGCAAGAACAAGGACACCGAGGACGCGGCCGCCGATTACGAGAAGGGCGCCGCCCGCCTGGCGCCGATGTCCGACTATCTGGTGATCAACGTATCCTCGCCCAACACGCCCGGCCTGCGCGCCCTTCAGGGCCGTGACCAACTTGAATCCCTGGTGGGCCGCACCCGCGCCGCCCTGACCAAGGCCATGCCGTCGGGCGCGCCGCCGCTGCTTTTGAAGATCGCCCCCGATCTGGCCTGGGAGGATCTGTCCGATATCGCCACCGTGGCCCTGGCTGGCGCCTTGGACGGACTCATCGTCTCCAATACCACGATCGCGCGGCCCGATTCTCTGCGCTCGAAGAATGCGGGCCAGACCGGCGGCCTGTCGGGCGCGCCCTTGTTCGAATCGTCTACCGCCATGTTGCGCCGGGTCTACGAACTGACTCAGGGCAAGCTGCCCATCATCGGCGTGGGCGGCATCGCCTCGGGGTCCGAGGCCTATGCCAAGATCCGGGCCGGAGCCTCGCTGGTCCAGCTCTATTCCGCCATGGTCTATGAAGGCCCGGCCCTGGTCACCCGCATCAAGCGCGAAATGGCCGAATTGCTGGCCCGCGACGGGTTCTCCTCCATCGCCCAGGCCGTGGGCGCCGATCATCGGGGCCACGGATTGTGA
- a CDS encoding TIGR01459 family HAD-type hydrolase, with amino-acid sequence MIAQISGLAAVAQRYDGFVLDLWGVIHDGVVAYPGVAETLAALRTAGKRTIMLSNAPRRASALIDQLTRLGIGRDLYDEVLSSGEAVHLELERRTDPVFAGLGPNLYHLGPERDRNVFDSLPYRSVDLKSADFVLNTGPVEVTESVADYQSVLDGALVRRLPMVCANPDHVVIRQGKRITCAGAIADRYADMGGLVVQRGKPDAAIYEVALAALGIADKTRVCAVGDALHTDIRGARAGGIDAVLVTGGIHADELGIKWGETADPVRLAELARHHGEMPVAALSKFIW; translated from the coding sequence GTGATTGCGCAGATATCGGGACTGGCCGCCGTTGCCCAGCGCTATGACGGCTTCGTCCTCGACCTGTGGGGGGTCATCCATGACGGCGTCGTCGCCTATCCCGGCGTCGCCGAAACCCTGGCGGCGCTCCGCACCGCGGGCAAGCGCACCATCATGCTGTCCAATGCACCGCGCCGGGCGAGCGCCCTGATCGATCAGCTGACCCGTTTAGGCATCGGTCGCGATCTCTATGACGAGGTCCTGTCCTCGGGCGAGGCGGTGCATCTGGAGCTGGAACGCCGCACCGATCCCGTCTTCGCGGGCCTGGGCCCCAATCTCTACCATCTGGGGCCCGAGCGCGACCGCAATGTCTTCGATTCTTTGCCTTACCGGTCGGTCGACCTGAAATCCGCCGATTTCGTCCTCAATACCGGGCCGGTGGAAGTGACGGAGAGCGTTGCCGATTACCAGTCCGTGCTGGACGGCGCCCTGGTGCGCCGCCTGCCCATGGTCTGCGCCAATCCCGACCATGTGGTCATCCGCCAGGGCAAGCGCATCACCTGCGCCGGAGCCATTGCCGACCGCTATGCCGATATGGGCGGTCTGGTGGTGCAGCGGGGCAAGCCCGATGCGGCCATCTATGAGGTGGCGCTGGCGGCGCTGGGCATTGCCGACAAGACCCGCGTCTGCGCCGTGGGCGATGCCCTTCACACCGATATCCGGGGCGCGCGGGCCGGGGGCATCGACGCGGTGCTGGTCACCGGCGGCATCCATGCCGACGAACTTGGCATCAAATGGGGCGAGACCGCCGATCCGGTCCGGCTGGCCGAACTGGCCCGTCACCACGGCGAAATGCCCGTCGCCGCGCTTTCTAAATTCATCTGGTAA
- a CDS encoding NAD(P)/FAD-dependent oxidoreductase, with amino-acid sequence MAQHETDVVIVGAGPVGLFAVFQCGMVKLRCHVVDALEAVGGQLSALYPEKPIYDIPGHPSILAADLVERLSEQASPFHPTYHVATQVSTLSRQSDGHWQCGLSNGDCITAPAVIICAGGGAFGPNRPPLDGLEQYEGSGVFYLVRKREDFRDKKVVIAGGGDSAVDWAISLSEVAQKVMVVHRRPKFRAAPESEARLKQLAEAGRVELVVPYQLHGLDGANGKLSAVVVATLEGETKRLDADVLLPFYGLSSDLGPIAQWNLGMDRNLIAVDPATGATDAPGIYAAGDICTYPGKLKLILSGFAEAARVAHSAHDVVHPGEALHFEHSTTSGVPKA; translated from the coding sequence ATGGCCCAGCACGAAACCGATGTGGTGATCGTCGGCGCCGGCCCGGTGGGGCTGTTCGCGGTGTTCCAGTGCGGCATGGTCAAGCTGCGCTGCCATGTGGTCGACGCCCTGGAAGCGGTCGGCGGCCAGCTCTCCGCCCTTTACCCTGAAAAGCCCATCTACGACATTCCCGGCCACCCTTCCATTCTGGCCGCCGATCTGGTGGAGCGCCTGTCGGAACAGGCCTCCCCCTTTCACCCCACCTACCATGTCGCCACCCAGGTCAGCACGCTTTCGCGCCAGAGTGACGGGCATTGGCAGTGCGGCCTGTCCAATGGCGACTGCATCACCGCGCCTGCCGTGATCATCTGCGCCGGAGGCGGCGCCTTCGGCCCCAACCGCCCGCCCCTGGATGGGTTGGAGCAGTATGAAGGCTCCGGTGTTTTCTATCTCGTGCGCAAGCGCGAGGATTTCCGCGACAAGAAGGTGGTGATCGCCGGCGGTGGTGATTCCGCCGTGGACTGGGCCATCTCGCTCTCCGAAGTGGCCCAAAAGGTCATGGTGGTCCATCGCCGCCCCAAATTCCGCGCCGCCCCCGAATCCGAGGCGCGCCTCAAGCAACTGGCCGAGGCGGGCCGCGTCGAACTGGTGGTTCCCTACCAGCTTCACGGGCTGGATGGCGCGAACGGCAAGCTGTCGGCGGTCGTGGTCGCCACCCTGGAAGGCGAAACCAAGCGCCTGGACGCCGATGTGCTGCTGCCCTTCTACGGCCTGTCCAGCGATCTCGGCCCCATCGCCCAGTGGAATCTCGGCATGGACCGCAACCTGATCGCCGTCGATCCAGCCACGGGCGCCACCGACGCGCCCGGCATCTATGCGGCGGGCGATATCTGCACCTATCCCGGCAAGCTTAAGCTGATCTTGTCGGGCTTCGCCGAAGCCGCCCGCGTCGCCCATTCGGCCCATGACGTGGTCCATCCGGGCGAGGCCCTGCACTTCGAGCATTCGACCACGTCTGGGGTGCCGAAGGCTTAG